A region of the Haematobia irritans isolate KBUSLIRL chromosome 5, ASM5000362v1, whole genome shotgun sequence genome:
ccaagtaattcgattgtggatgacagcctttagtagaagttcctacgcaatccatggtggagggtacataagattcggcctggccgaacttacggccgtatatacttgtttttttttttttttttgcttaaaatattctctttttacatctatttattaatatttacttACATCAAATGGACAGGAGTGATTAATATTCGTGTAAGCGgtcataaatttcataaaagcaTTCATATAAAACATCGATTTCTTTTTATCCAGAAATGAACAAACGTTCTGTGTTACATTTATCAAAAAAGGGCGATAGGCATTGACATCATTTCGGGCAAACAAGGCAAGGTTAACCTAATCAAAACaaggtttttataagaataTATATGACACAAGACTGTTTACAACAACTTACCGAAACATTTCGTAGGACATCTTTAATTAGAGTCTTcatagaaaccacagttttatAACGGTCAATAGCTCTAAGTCGACACGAATGATTAGTGAAATATTTTGGATTTGGATCAcattcaattttcgtaaattttaaataaaattccgcATAACAtgtctaaaagaaaaaaaaacacaaaatcgtAATTAATAGGCATAGAAGGACGTGGAATACAGCTTTCTTCTCCACATTTTCGATTGCATCCATAAACAAtaataaacaataacaaaaacaagtaactaAAGTAGAAAGacgggcgtggccgactatattataccctaaactttggtataggtttgatatttaagaacattaagggtacatttttatgggaattttgtcacaatctgagcagaaatgcttAAATATACAGTGGCGTGTAGAAATtagtacataattatttttttttttcaattctaaacgaataaaaaggcagcaataaagaaactcaaaataatttttttttctttattccttcttcaattcttaataaaacaacaaaaaactcaaaacaaaacgtaaagaattcagagagataaataaacataacaaaaacaagtatatacggtatattcggccaggccgaatcttaaataccctccaccatgaatcacatattagggtttcctttgaaatttcaggggggtttgaggacaaatcaaacagagcagttcaaccagtacacttcccgaagataaatttaaagattttacctatgaagactgttttggaagatttggaccaatttttacatggttgttagaga
Encoded here:
- the LOC142240052 gene encoding uncharacterized protein LOC142240052; protein product: MSIFKGCIFAILFVCMTTCYAEFYLKFTKIECDPNPKYFTNHSCRLRAIDRYKTVVSMKTLIKDVLRNVSVNLALFARNDVNAYRPFLINVTQNVCSFLDKKKSMFYMNAFMKFMTAYTNINHSCPFDGYVFADDLYFDKSHDAIASILTAWSQTRYKLVTTFYEGYPLENIGNVAVYIDVIETRKPRRYNN